Proteins encoded together in one Bacteroidota bacterium window:
- a CDS encoding T9SS type A sorting domain-containing protein, which yields WQKSTVFGSVMLRPVFGEQLLYSSASNNVSEAIIKHRIWPNPATTELNVEVENETNQKIVVRMTNCFGQVVLEKNSLAGFETLDLQSINNGIYFVTIQIGDAFINKSIVINK from the coding sequence TTTGGCAGAAATCTACTGTTTTTGGTTCTGTTATGTTGCGACCTGTTTTTGGAGAGCAATTGCTGTATTCAAGTGCAAGTAATAATGTTTCGGAGGCAATTATCAAGCATCGTATTTGGCCCAATCCTGCCACAACCGAGTTGAATGTAGAAGTAGAAAATGAAACGAATCAAAAAATTGTAGTAAGAATGACAAATTGTTTTGGGCAAGTTGTTTTGGAAAAAAATAGTTTAGCAGGCTTTGAAACGCTTGATTTACAAAGCATCAATAACGGTATTTATTTTGTAACTATTCAAATTGGAGATGCTTTTATAAACAAATCGATTGTAATTAATAAGTAG